A stretch of Sinimarinibacterium sp. NLF-5-8 DNA encodes these proteins:
- the cysB gene encoding HTH-type transcriptional regulator CysB yields the protein MKLRQLRYIHEVAKRGLNVSNAADALFTSQPGVSKQIRLLEEELGVDIFVRTGKHLSEITPAGAKILEYAQRLLTEVNNIERVAEEFHDADRGELSIATTHTQARYALPQVIQAFRKQYPHVRLHLHQGSPPQIAKMAAEGQADFAIATEALHHFDSLVMLPCYRWNRCVLVKPDHPLASIKRIELRDIAQYPVITYTFGFTGRSQLDQAFAAHGLRPEVVLTAVDADVIKTYVRLGMGIGIVASMAYNPELDRDLVRVPVDHLFASSITHIGYRRGLFLRGYMYEFLQLFAPHLNEDLIKQIDQISDPELRAQQVKKQIASVPTLE from the coding sequence ATGAAACTTCGCCAGCTGCGATATATCCACGAAGTCGCCAAGCGCGGCCTCAATGTCAGCAACGCAGCCGATGCGCTGTTCACCTCTCAACCCGGCGTCAGCAAACAAATCCGCCTGCTCGAAGAAGAACTGGGCGTGGATATTTTTGTGCGCACGGGCAAGCACCTGTCGGAAATCACCCCGGCAGGCGCCAAGATCCTCGAATATGCGCAACGCCTGCTCACCGAGGTCAACAACATCGAGCGCGTCGCCGAAGAATTTCACGATGCCGACCGTGGCGAGTTGTCCATCGCCACCACCCACACCCAGGCACGTTATGCACTGCCACAGGTGATTCAGGCGTTTCGCAAGCAATATCCGCATGTCCGGCTGCATTTGCATCAGGGCTCACCGCCACAGATCGCCAAGATGGCTGCAGAAGGCCAGGCCGATTTCGCCATCGCAACCGAAGCGCTGCATCATTTCGACAGCCTGGTGATGCTGCCCTGCTATCGCTGGAATCGCTGCGTGCTGGTCAAGCCGGATCATCCGCTGGCCAGTATCAAGCGCATCGAACTGCGGGATATCGCCCAATACCCGGTCATCACCTATACCTTTGGCTTTACCGGACGCTCGCAGCTGGACCAGGCCTTTGCCGCGCACGGCCTGCGCCCTGAAGTGGTGCTCACGGCGGTGGATGCCGATGTCATCAAAACCTATGTGCGTTTGGGCATGGGGATCGGCATCGTCGCCAGCATGGCCTACAACCCCGAACTGGACAGGGATCTGGTGCGGGTGCCGGTCGATCACCTGTTTGCCTCCAGCATCACCCATATCGGCTACCGGCGCGGACTGTTTTTACGCGGCTATATGTATGAGTTTCTACAGCTTTTTGCGCCGCATCTGAACGAAGATCTGATCAAGCAGATCGACCAGATCAGCGATCCCGAACTGCGCGCGCAGCAAGTCAAAAAGCAGATCGCCTCGGTTCCAACGCTGGAATAA
- a CDS encoding ABC transporter substrate-binding protein, whose protein sequence is MTSLSLSLRARRFASTSRALAFIFWAVLPSLGTAAESSAADGARAVVESFHHTLRTVMQANLSCEARQTRYAAALADDFDVALIAQQISKKHWNQFSAAQQAQLIDVLNQQFTLTYAQQFARDQGAQFITGETRALRGNTQLVQTELRPAQGQAVRLDYVLRQKARQWRIVNIVAEGVSDLALRSAQYDALITQQGFDGLLAFLREQVRALQAQCA, encoded by the coding sequence ATGACCTCTCTATCGCTGTCACTGCGCGCGCGCCGCTTTGCATCCACCAGCCGCGCGCTGGCTTTTATTTTTTGGGCGGTCCTGCCCAGTCTCGGCACCGCCGCTGAATCCAGCGCAGCGGATGGCGCGCGCGCGGTGGTGGAATCGTTCCACCACACCTTGCGCACGGTGATGCAGGCCAACCTCAGCTGTGAGGCTCGCCAAACCCGCTACGCCGCAGCACTGGCGGACGATTTTGATGTGGCCTTGATCGCCCAGCAAATCAGCAAAAAACATTGGAATCAGTTTTCAGCCGCACAGCAAGCGCAGCTCATTGATGTGCTCAATCAACAATTTACGCTGACCTACGCCCAGCAATTCGCGCGCGACCAGGGGGCGCAATTCATCACCGGCGAGACGCGCGCGCTGCGCGGCAACACGCAACTGGTGCAAACCGAGCTGCGCCCCGCCCAGGGTCAAGCGGTGCGGCTGGATTATGTGCTGCGGCAAAAAGCCCGGCAGTGGCGCATCGTCAACATCGTTGCCGAAGGGGTCAGCGATCTGGCGCTGCGCAGCGCCCAATATGATGCCCTCATCACCCAACAGGGCTTTGATGGACTGCTCGCATTTTTGCGTGAACAAGTGCGCGCGCTCCAGGCGCAATGCGCATGA
- the secF gene encoding protein translocase subunit SecF codes for MRFFNRVPKFDFMGPRIVGLWVSGILTAAALALVLFRGLNLGIDFTGGVLVEVEYQQAVELDEVRSDLAAAGYERAVVQFFGSSTAVMIRLPPTEGDASSAQVSAHLLEALHADDKQIELRRIEFVGPQLGEELAEKGGLALLTAFIGIVIYIAFRFEWKFAIGAIAAQCHDALMMLGFLSVMWVEFDITTLAAVLALFGYSLNETIVIFDRVRENLLLQRRSEILDVVNLSVNQTLMRSVITHLTTLLVLFALLFLGGPSVHSFSVAMIFGVLVSLYSSIYISTNMAVVMGVKREDLLPPETKEIDEMP; via the coding sequence ATGCGATTTTTCAACCGTGTACCGAAGTTTGATTTCATGGGGCCGCGCATTGTCGGCCTCTGGGTCTCGGGCATTCTGACGGCAGCAGCGCTGGCCTTGGTGCTGTTTCGTGGCCTGAATCTGGGCATCGACTTTACCGGCGGGGTGCTGGTCGAGGTCGAGTACCAGCAGGCGGTCGAGCTGGACGAAGTGCGCAGTGACCTTGCGGCGGCGGGTTATGAGCGCGCAGTGGTGCAGTTTTTTGGTTCCAGCACGGCGGTGATGATCCGCCTGCCGCCGACCGAAGGCGATGCCTCGTCAGCCCAGGTCAGTGCGCATCTGCTTGAAGCCTTGCACGCCGACGACAAGCAAATCGAGCTGCGGCGGATTGAATTCGTCGGCCCGCAATTGGGTGAGGAGCTGGCCGAAAAAGGCGGCCTGGCGCTGCTGACCGCCTTCATCGGCATCGTCATCTACATTGCGTTTCGCTTTGAATGGAAGTTTGCGATCGGTGCGATTGCCGCTCAATGCCATGACGCATTGATGATGCTGGGGTTTTTGTCGGTGATGTGGGTCGAGTTCGACATCACCACCCTTGCTGCGGTGCTCGCATTGTTTGGCTACTCGCTGAACGAAACCATCGTCATCTTTGACCGCGTTCGTGAAAACCTGCTGTTGCAGCGGCGCAGCGAGATTCTTGATGTGGTCAACCTGTCGGTCAACCAGACCCTGATGCGTTCGGTGATCACCCACCTGACCACATTGCTGGTGCTGTTTGCGCTGCTGTTTCTGGGCGGCCCCAGTGTTCACAGCTTCTCGGTGGCGATGATCTTTGGTGTTTTGGTTTCGCTGTATTCGTCGATCTACATTTCCACCAACATGGCCGTGGTCATGGGTGTCAAGCGTGAAGATCTGCTGCCACCCGAGACCAAGGAAATTGACGAAATGCCGTAA
- the cysG gene encoding siroheme synthase CysG, with product MPQISTLARAPDWPYYPVFFRLREQPVLLLGGGVVAARKLRLLLRAGARVQIVARALNPELSQICATARARWLGSSFDPRQLSGCVLVIAATDDADLNQRVATAAQAAGIPVNVVDDAQRSTFITPAVVDRAPLLVAVSSSGTAPVLARRVRERIEALLPAQYGQVARFIGAQRRALRGHLDAGRQRRLWEQFLDSPAIAPLMAGDTARAQQTVDALQQQTSAAQGEVYLVGAGPGDPDLLTLKALRLMQQCDVVLYDRLVAPAILELVRRDAARVFVGKARNHHALPQDQINTELVRLAQQGQRVLRLKGGDPFIFGRGGEEIETLMAQGVAFQVVPGVTAASGCAAYAGIPLTHRDYAQTCLFITGHARADGTLKLPWQQLAQRGQTVVVYMGLLTLPMVCEQLRAHGLASHWPCAMIEHGTTVQQRVITGTLATLPALVEQAGLTGPSLLIVGEVVQLRDKLTWDFAATDHAPGTVSAGS from the coding sequence ATGCCACAAATTTCGACCTTGGCGCGCGCGCCGGATTGGCCGTATTACCCGGTTTTTTTCAGGCTTCGGGAACAACCGGTGTTGCTGCTCGGCGGCGGCGTGGTTGCCGCGCGCAAATTGCGTCTGCTGCTGCGCGCCGGTGCGCGCGTGCAGATCGTGGCGCGCGCGTTGAATCCCGAACTCAGCCAAATCTGTGCGACCGCACGCGCGCGCTGGCTGGGCAGCAGCTTTGACCCCCGGCAGTTGAGCGGCTGTGTTCTGGTGATTGCGGCGACCGATGATGCCGACCTCAACCAGCGTGTTGCCACGGCGGCGCAAGCCGCAGGGATCCCGGTCAACGTCGTTGATGACGCCCAGCGCAGCACTTTCATCACGCCTGCGGTGGTGGATCGTGCGCCGCTGCTGGTGGCCGTTTCCAGCAGTGGCACTGCGCCGGTCTTGGCGCGCCGTGTCCGCGAACGCATCGAGGCGCTGCTGCCGGCGCAATACGGCCAGGTTGCCCGCTTCATCGGTGCGCAGCGCCGCGCCTTGCGTGGACATCTGGATGCCGGGCGCCAGCGGCGGCTGTGGGAGCAGTTTCTGGACAGCCCTGCGATTGCGCCGCTGATGGCTGGCGACACCGCGCGCGCGCAGCAAACGGTGGATGCTCTGCAACAACAAACGTCCGCCGCACAAGGCGAGGTGTATCTGGTTGGCGCCGGGCCGGGCGATCCTGATCTGCTCACGCTCAAGGCGCTGCGCCTGATGCAGCAATGCGACGTGGTGCTGTACGACCGGCTGGTCGCACCGGCGATCCTGGAACTGGTGCGCCGCGATGCGGCGCGCGTGTTTGTCGGCAAGGCGCGCAATCACCATGCGCTGCCGCAGGATCAGATCAATACCGAGCTGGTGCGGCTGGCCCAACAAGGCCAGCGCGTGCTGCGGCTCAAAGGCGGCGATCCCTTCATTTTTGGGCGCGGTGGCGAAGAAATCGAAACGCTGATGGCGCAAGGCGTCGCCTTTCAGGTGGTGCCGGGCGTGACCGCTGCCAGCGGCTGCGCCGCTTACGCAGGCATTCCTCTGACCCATCGTGACTACGCCCAGACCTGCCTGTTCATCACCGGCCACGCGCGCGCCGATGGCACCCTCAAGCTGCCGTGGCAGCAGCTTGCCCAGCGTGGACAAACCGTGGTGGTCTACATGGGATTGCTGACGCTGCCGATGGTCTGCGAACAACTGCGCGCGCATGGGCTGGCCAGCCACTGGCCTTGCGCGATGATCGAGCACGGCACCACTGTTCAACAGCGCGTCATCACCGGCACGCTGGCGACTTTGCCCGCGTTAGTGGAACAAGCCGGTCTGACCGGCCCTAGCCTGCTGATCGTCGGCGAGGTGGTGCAACTGCGCGACAAACTCACCTGGGATTTTGCGGCGACCGACCACGCGCCGGGCACGGTGTCGGCAGGCTCATAA
- a CDS encoding TonB-dependent receptor, translating into MSHRHFLALPLIGLAALLPLRAGHAQTDMPAIDFDSSAILADVIVTAQKIEQTLYQVTGSVSAIDGEFVRQAGSYDFVDLQNYAPNITIQMSPSSSQISMRGIGSLNISPSVDPSVGTVIDGVYYGRSSFLTAFFFDFDQMEMLRGPQGTLFGKNSTSGLLNLSTHAPIETFAASADAIGASNGHKTLRPMLNIPITDRLAVRASANLSHIDGVMFNTTLDREENNPRQSSVRVRARYEPTDDWQIDLNAFHSDQRSNFNLYKLVQIGPAMRALLESFDAQLNTDFDVRQNAANVPAMETSVNDGVSATLNHDISGFLGVQNLNMTAISGYARLRVDARDLDADFSPIPFIRDTLLKPSPYEQISQELRFTGSDDSLFGWGGPIDFIAGLYYFDARFNTSDRFEVQSLGNAAAYVLAAQSDANPNQAPALGGLLGPNPPPALVNLLNTLPLPLLTPENTARFAANVLAPAINGVLGDNLPQSAEVNLDQRSRSYAVFGQLEQFFTEEWAWIGGLRLGLERKQGTASSFSNSFFIPIIADQENFEKTVDRLERDFSPRLGLKWAPSRYSGAYFTWSRGFKSGGFNGLPLNSQTLEYASERASSFEMGAKSRLLSNSLHVSSAVFWTDVKGLQVPFFQSVSPTVGNANGRTYGFEADALWMTPLPGLQLTAAVGYAHARYTDYGCAPAPADAAQTTGGSAQKAPRNCAPGTDESTSQDLTGKPLAFAPQWTASFIPAYTINAYRYGVQTTFALDVLFRDRMYLSTEGADNAVQPPTTILNLRAILAYADQQRWSLIIGAHNLTNRIVLDQYVPQPVAPENLAIVRTDYGRYYSANLSYAFN; encoded by the coding sequence ATGAGTCATCGCCATTTTTTAGCCCTGCCCCTGATCGGCCTGGCCGCACTGCTGCCGCTGCGCGCGGGTCATGCCCAAACCGACATGCCCGCCATCGACTTTGACAGCAGCGCGATTCTGGCCGATGTCATCGTCACCGCCCAAAAAATTGAACAGACGCTGTACCAGGTCACTGGCTCGGTCAGCGCCATTGATGGCGAGTTTGTCCGCCAGGCCGGCTCGTATGATTTTGTTGACCTGCAAAACTACGCGCCCAACATCACCATTCAGATGTCGCCGTCATCGTCGCAAATCAGCATGCGCGGGATTGGCTCGCTGAACATCAGCCCCTCGGTTGATCCTTCGGTCGGCACCGTGATTGACGGTGTTTACTATGGCCGTTCCAGCTTTTTAACAGCGTTTTTCTTTGACTTTGATCAAATGGAAATGCTGCGCGGCCCGCAAGGCACGCTGTTTGGCAAAAACAGCACCAGCGGCCTGCTCAACCTCAGCACTCACGCGCCGATTGAAACCTTTGCCGCCAGCGCGGATGCGATTGGTGCCAGCAACGGTCATAAAACCCTGCGGCCGATGCTCAACATCCCCATCACCGATCGGCTTGCCGTGCGCGCCTCGGCCAACCTGTCGCACATCGACGGCGTGATGTTCAACACCACGCTCGACCGTGAAGAAAACAATCCCCGTCAAAGCAGCGTGCGCGTGCGCGCGCGCTATGAGCCGACCGACGACTGGCAAATCGACCTCAACGCCTTTCATTCCGACCAGCGCAGCAACTTCAACCTCTACAAGCTGGTTCAGATCGGCCCGGCGATGCGCGCGCTGCTGGAGTCGTTTGACGCACAACTCAACACCGACTTTGACGTGCGCCAGAACGCCGCCAACGTCCCGGCGATGGAAACCTCGGTCAACGACGGGGTGAGCGCCACCTTAAACCATGACATCAGCGGCTTTTTGGGCGTGCAGAATCTCAACATGACCGCGATCAGCGGCTACGCCCGACTGCGGGTGGACGCGCGCGATCTGGACGCCGACTTCAGCCCGATTCCTTTCATCCGCGACACCCTGCTCAAACCCAGCCCCTACGAACAAATCAGCCAGGAACTGCGTTTTACCGGCAGCGATGACTCGCTGTTCGGCTGGGGCGGCCCGATCGACTTCATCGCTGGCCTCTACTATTTCGACGCCCGCTTCAACACCTCTGACCGCTTTGAAGTGCAAAGCCTCGGCAACGCCGCCGCCTACGTCCTCGCCGCACAATCCGACGCCAATCCCAATCAGGCCCCTGCCCTGGGCGGCTTGCTCGGCCCCAACCCACCGCCCGCGTTGGTCAACCTGCTCAATACCCTGCCGCTGCCCCTGCTCACCCCCGAAAACACCGCGCGCTTTGCCGCCAACGTACTGGCGCCCGCCATCAACGGCGTGCTGGGCGACAATCTGCCGCAAAGCGCCGAGGTCAATCTTGATCAGCGCAGCCGCAGCTACGCCGTATTCGGTCAGTTGGAACAGTTTTTCACCGAAGAATGGGCCTGGATCGGCGGCCTGCGTCTGGGGCTGGAACGCAAGCAAGGCACCGCCAGCAGTTTTTCCAACAGCTTTTTCATCCCCATCATTGCCGACCAGGAAAACTTTGAAAAAACCGTTGACCGCCTTGAACGCGACTTTTCCCCACGGCTGGGGCTCAAATGGGCACCCTCGCGCTACAGCGGTGCCTACTTCACCTGGTCGCGCGGCTTCAAAAGCGGTGGCTTCAACGGCCTGCCGCTGAACTCGCAAACGCTGGAATACGCCTCCGAGCGCGCCAGCAGCTTTGAAATGGGCGCCAAATCACGCCTGCTTTCCAACAGCCTGCACGTCTCCTCTGCCGTGTTCTGGACCGACGTCAAGGGGCTGCAAGTGCCGTTTTTCCAAAGCGTCAGCCCCACCGTTGGCAACGCCAATGGCCGCACTTACGGCTTTGAAGCGGATGCCCTGTGGATGACCCCGCTACCCGGCCTTCAGCTCACCGCCGCCGTTGGCTACGCCCACGCCCGTTATACCGACTACGGCTGCGCGCCCGCGCCCGCCGACGCTGCCCAAACCACCGGCGGCAGCGCACAAAAAGCCCCGCGTAACTGCGCGCCGGGGACTGACGAATCCACCTCGCAAGACCTCACCGGCAAACCGCTGGCCTTTGCCCCGCAATGGACCGCCAGCTTCATCCCCGCCTACACCATCAATGCCTATCGCTACGGCGTGCAAACCACGTTTGCGCTGGACGTGCTGTTTCGTGACCGCATGTACCTGAGCACCGAAGGTGCCGACAACGCCGTGCAACCGCCCACAACCATTCTCAATCTGCGCGCGATCCTCGCCTACGCCGATCAGCAGCGCTGGTCACTGATCATCGGCGCGCACAACCTCACCAACCGCATCGTCCTGGATCAATACGTCCCGCAGCCGGTTGCGCCGGAAAACCTCGCCATCGTCCGCACCGACTATGGCCGCTACTACAGCGCCAACCTGAGCTACGCATTCAACTAA
- a CDS encoding MMPL family transporter — protein sequence MTSRSAQTPPVVSLSLLARWVAAVQQHARLGVILSLLSALLMGYVVATRLNVDTDTRNMLSADLPWRKMEQALDRAFPQLQGALVWVIDAEADEDADAAQRWLLAQIDQQPDVFTDVFAAEAESFFARNGLLYLSTDQLEATALQLQQAQPFLGALAHDPSPHGLFKLLRLAVEHGGVQDLDMDAALVPMSARLTQLAQGQVEPLSWSALMGGEALAPRAADGRARRFIQTQVAMDYALLLPATTPMSRARALIAELAQHNARAQVRLTGSVALEHEELLSAMQGAGMALVIALLLAGSLLFWALRSWPLVLAMGVTLLYGLLCTATFAALAIGHLNMISVAFGVLYVGLGLNYGLYLCMQYRDELAQGQSPARAMPAAAGAVGSFLWVCAATTSIGFWAFIPTDFTGIAELGLISGTGMVISLVLSLTLLPAWVALWPARAPGAVNPARAPAWLDWPYRYARPIWVVAAVLSAGALWLLPRAQFDADPINLRDDKTESVATFKALLNDIRIPTLTLSVLADSPAAAQALVDRFRSTQNIGNAMSLLDFIPQQQDEKLSVMDDLALSVAPSLAQINAPVSAEQDWPAMAELLAALSARDDDDLAQNSGLRALQTALQSLYRQWQTRDARAQQTLQQRLRAVLTDALPAHLQQLQTALQADAVSEGDLPPSIIQRWRSADGRYRVEVWPAEPLTHVDATQRFIDAAQSVNDQVVGAPLLQLQAGQTVVAAFRQAIISALAAITLLLLFLLRSAVDTLLVLIPLLLAGLLTSAGMTLLGVPFNFANVIALPLILGVGVDYGVYLVQRARSNRQTNILKTSTARAVLFGALITLANFANLMFTHHPGTVSMGILLTVGLGTTLLCALVLLPSLLQVRERARGWGRARVP from the coding sequence ATGACCTCACGTTCCGCCCAAACGCCGCCTGTCGTTTCGCTGTCGCTGCTGGCGCGCTGGGTGGCCGCCGTCCAGCAACACGCGCGCCTTGGCGTGATTTTGAGTCTGCTCAGCGCCTTGCTGATGGGCTATGTCGTCGCCACCCGCCTGAATGTGGATACCGATACCCGCAACATGTTGTCTGCCGATTTGCCGTGGCGAAAAATGGAGCAGGCACTCGATCGCGCGTTTCCGCAGTTGCAGGGCGCACTGGTGTGGGTGATCGATGCCGAGGCCGACGAGGATGCCGACGCCGCGCAGCGCTGGCTGCTGGCGCAAATCGATCAACAGCCCGATGTTTTTACCGACGTTTTTGCTGCCGAAGCAGAGTCGTTTTTTGCCCGCAACGGCTTGCTGTATTTATCCACCGATCAGCTTGAGGCAACGGCCTTGCAGCTTCAGCAAGCCCAGCCGTTTTTGGGCGCGCTGGCGCATGACCCCAGCCCGCACGGCCTGTTCAAATTGCTGCGGCTGGCCGTAGAGCATGGCGGTGTTCAGGATCTGGATATGGACGCCGCTTTGGTGCCGATGAGCGCGCGCTTGACGCAGCTGGCACAGGGGCAGGTTGAGCCACTGTCGTGGTCGGCGCTGATGGGGGGTGAGGCGCTAGCGCCGCGCGCAGCCGATGGGCGCGCACGGCGGTTCATCCAGACCCAGGTGGCGATGGACTATGCCCTGCTGCTCCCGGCGACCACGCCGATGAGCCGCGCGCGCGCCTTGATTGCTGAACTGGCGCAACACAACGCGCGCGCACAAGTACGCCTGACGGGATCGGTGGCGCTGGAGCATGAAGAACTGCTGTCTGCCATGCAGGGCGCAGGCATGGCGCTGGTCATCGCCTTGCTGCTGGCGGGCAGTCTGCTGTTTTGGGCGCTGCGCTCGTGGCCGCTGGTGCTGGCGATGGGGGTGACGCTGCTGTACGGGCTGCTGTGCACGGCCACGTTTGCGGCGCTGGCGATTGGGCACCTGAACATGATTTCGGTGGCCTTTGGCGTGCTCTATGTGGGGCTGGGTTTGAATTACGGACTGTATTTGTGCATGCAGTACCGCGATGAACTGGCGCAAGGGCAAAGCCCCGCGCGCGCGATGCCCGCCGCAGCAGGGGCGGTGGGCAGCTTTTTGTGGGTGTGCGCCGCCACCACCTCCATCGGTTTTTGGGCGTTCATTCCCACCGATTTCACCGGCATTGCCGAGTTGGGGCTGATTTCCGGCACCGGCATGGTCATCAGCCTGGTTTTAAGCCTAACGCTGCTGCCGGCGTGGGTGGCGCTATGGCCTGCGCGCGCGCCGGGTGCGGTCAACCCCGCGCGTGCTCCGGCCTGGCTGGACTGGCCGTATCGATACGCGCGCCCGATCTGGGTGGTTGCCGCCGTGCTCAGCGCCGGGGCGCTGTGGCTGCTGCCGCGCGCGCAGTTTGATGCCGACCCGATCAATCTGCGTGACGATAAAACCGAATCCGTTGCCACCTTCAAGGCGCTGCTGAATGACATCCGTATTCCGACGTTGACGCTGTCGGTTTTGGCGGATTCACCGGCAGCGGCACAGGCTCTGGTCGATCGCTTTAGGTCCACTCAAAACATTGGCAATGCCATGAGTTTGCTGGATTTTATTCCGCAACAGCAGGATGAAAAACTCAGCGTCATGGATGATCTTGCCTTGAGCGTGGCGCCCAGTTTGGCGCAGATCAACGCGCCGGTTTCCGCCGAGCAAGACTGGCCTGCCATGGCGGAATTACTCGCAGCGCTGAGCGCGCGCGATGATGATGATTTGGCGCAAAACAGCGGCCTGCGCGCGCTGCAAACCGCCTTGCAAAGCCTTTACAGGCAATGGCAGACCCGCGATGCGCGCGCCCAGCAAACGCTGCAACAAAGGCTGCGCGCAGTACTCACCGATGCCTTGCCTGCGCATTTGCAGCAACTGCAAACCGCGCTGCAAGCCGATGCAGTCAGCGAGGGTGATTTGCCGCCGTCCATCATTCAGCGCTGGCGCAGCGCAGATGGCCGCTATCGCGTTGAAGTGTGGCCGGCTGAACCGCTGACCCATGTGGACGCCACCCAGCGGTTTATCGACGCCGCGCAAAGCGTCAACGATCAGGTTGTCGGCGCGCCGCTGCTGCAATTGCAGGCCGGGCAAACCGTGGTTGCCGCATTCAGGCAGGCGATTATCAGCGCCTTGGCTGCGATCACACTGCTGCTGCTGTTTTTGTTGCGCAGCGCGGTGGATACGCTGCTGGTGCTGATTCCGCTGCTGCTGGCCGGGCTGCTGACCAGTGCGGGCATGACCTTGCTTGGGGTGCCATTCAACTTTGCCAATGTCATCGCACTGCCGCTGATTTTGGGCGTGGGCGTGGATTACGGCGTGTATCTGGTGCAGCGCGCGCGCAGCAATCGTCAAACCAACATTCTCAAAACCAGCACCGCGCGCGCGGTGCTGTTTGGGGCGCTGATTACGCTGGCCAACTTCGCCAACCTGATGTTCACCCATCACCCTGGCACCGTGAGCATGGGTATTTTGCTCACGGTGGGCTTGGGAACGACGCTGCTGTGCGCGCTGGTGCTGCTGCCGAGTTTGTTGCAGGTTCGGGAGCGCGCGCGAGGGTGGGGACGCGCGCGCGTGCCTTAG